The Carnobacterium sp. 17-4 genome has a window encoding:
- the gatB gene encoding Asp-tRNA(Asn)/Glu-tRNA(Gln) amidotransferase subunit GatB has protein sequence MNFETVIGLEVHVELKTDSKMFSPAPAHFGAEPNTNTNVIDWGYPGVLPVINKGAIEFGMKAALALNCVISQDTKFDRKNYFYPDNPKAYQISQFDQPIGHDGWIEIEVEGKKKKIRIERVHLEEDAGKNTHGTDGYSYVDLNRQGTPLIEIVSEADMRSPEEAYAYLEAIKQIVQYTGVSDVKMEEGSMRCDANISIRPIGQEEFGTKTELKNLNSFNFVRRGLAFEEKRQEKVLLSGGVIQQETRRYDEATGDTLLMRVKEGSSDYRYFPEPDLPNIVIDEKWIDRVKATIPEMPQDRRIRYINELGLPEYDAMVLTATKEMSDFFEGMLANGADAKQASNWLMGEVSAYLNSEKLELHETKLTTENLSGMIKLITDGTISSKMAKKVFRELIMNGGDAQGVVEANGWVQLSDPAKLLPIINDILDNNAQSVEDFKNGKDRAVGFLVGQIMKATKGQANPGVVNKLLMDELSKR, from the coding sequence ATGAACTTTGAAACAGTAATTGGACTAGAAGTCCACGTAGAATTAAAAACCGACTCAAAAATGTTCTCACCTGCCCCAGCTCACTTTGGTGCGGAACCGAACACAAACACAAACGTTATCGACTGGGGTTACCCTGGGGTTTTACCCGTTATCAATAAAGGTGCTATCGAATTTGGAATGAAAGCTGCTTTAGCTTTAAATTGTGTAATTTCACAAGATACCAAATTTGATCGCAAGAACTATTTTTATCCAGATAATCCAAAAGCTTACCAAATCTCACAATTTGACCAACCAATCGGACATGATGGTTGGATCGAAATTGAAGTTGAAGGCAAGAAAAAGAAAATCCGTATTGAACGCGTACATTTAGAAGAAGATGCTGGTAAAAATACGCATGGAACAGATGGCTATTCTTATGTTGACTTAAACCGTCAAGGAACACCGCTGATTGAAATCGTATCTGAAGCAGATATGCGTTCGCCGGAAGAAGCTTATGCTTATTTAGAAGCGATTAAACAAATCGTTCAATATACTGGTGTAAGTGATGTGAAAATGGAAGAAGGATCAATGCGTTGTGATGCCAATATTTCTATTCGTCCAATTGGGCAAGAAGAATTTGGAACCAAAACAGAATTGAAAAACTTGAATTCCTTTAACTTTGTTCGTCGCGGGTTAGCTTTTGAAGAAAAACGCCAAGAAAAAGTTCTTTTGTCTGGTGGAGTGATTCAACAAGAAACGAGACGTTATGATGAAGCAACTGGAGATACTCTTTTAATGCGTGTCAAAGAAGGGTCAAGTGACTACCGTTACTTCCCAGAACCTGATCTGCCAAACATCGTGATTGATGAAAAGTGGATTGACCGTGTGAAAGCGACTATTCCAGAAATGCCACAAGATCGTCGTATTCGCTACATCAATGAATTAGGATTACCAGAGTACGATGCAATGGTCTTAACAGCAACAAAAGAAATGTCCGATTTCTTTGAAGGCATGTTAGCAAATGGAGCAGATGCAAAGCAAGCTTCAAACTGGTTGATGGGTGAAGTTTCAGCTTACTTAAACAGTGAAAAACTAGAGTTACATGAGACAAAATTAACAACTGAAAACTTATCAGGTATGATCAAATTAATTACTGATGGAACCATTAGTTCAAAAATGGCGAAAAAAGTATTCCGTGAATTGATCATGAATGGTGGAGACGCTCAAGGAGTCGTTGAAGCAAATGGTTGGGTTCAATTAAGCGATCCAGCAAAACTATTGCCAATTATCAATGACATATTAGACAATAACGCGCAATCTGTTGAAGACTTTAAAAATGGAAAAGACCGTGCAGTTGGTTTCTTAGTGGGACAAATTATGAAAGCTACCAAAGGCCAAGCTAATCCAGGAGTCGTGAATAAATTATTGATGGATGAATTGAGCAAACGCTAG
- the gatA gene encoding Asp-tRNA(Asn)/Glu-tRNA(Gln) amidotransferase subunit GatA — translation MDITNYTVEELHELLVKKEVTAQEIVKAVFARISETEDKIGAFITLTEEEALEQARKVDEEGIDPNNVLSGIPIGIKDNIVTNGTRTTAASKILEDFVPIYDATVTKKVKEAKMISVGKLNMDEFAMGGSTETSYYKKTRNPWNLDKVPGGSSGGSAAAVAAGQIPVSLGTDTGGSIRQPAAFNGIVGMKPTYGRVSRFGLIAFGSSLDQIGPFTRTVKDNALVLNAISGHDASDSMSYEGEVPDFTAGIESGVKGMKIGVPTEYLNEKGLEEGVKEAVLKAIDTFKSLGAIVEEVSLPHSKYGVPAYYIIASSEASSNLQRFDGVRYGYRSPEAKTLDEVYVKSRTEGFGMEVKRRIMLGTFSLSSGFYDAHFKKAGQARTLIRQDFDNVFKEFDLILGPTTPTTAFGIGEQIDDPIAMYLSDILTVPVNLAGVPAISIPCGFSNDLPVGLQLIGKHFDEETIYKAAYAFEQATDFHKEKPNL, via the coding sequence ATGGATATAACAAATTACACAGTAGAAGAATTGCATGAATTGCTTGTAAAAAAAGAAGTAACAGCTCAAGAAATCGTAAAAGCTGTTTTTGCTCGTATTAGCGAAACAGAAGATAAAATTGGTGCTTTTATCACGTTGACTGAAGAAGAAGCTCTTGAACAAGCTCGCAAAGTAGACGAAGAAGGCATTGACCCGAATAATGTTCTTTCAGGTATTCCAATCGGTATCAAAGACAATATCGTAACAAATGGTACACGTACAACAGCAGCTAGTAAAATTTTGGAAGACTTTGTTCCGATTTATGATGCAACGGTTACGAAAAAAGTAAAAGAAGCGAAAATGATTTCAGTTGGGAAATTAAACATGGATGAATTCGCTATGGGCGGAAGTACTGAAACGTCTTATTACAAAAAAACACGTAACCCATGGAATCTAGATAAAGTTCCTGGTGGCTCTTCAGGTGGCTCTGCAGCAGCAGTAGCAGCGGGTCAAATTCCGGTCTCATTAGGTACAGATACTGGTGGATCGATTCGTCAACCAGCAGCATTTAACGGAATCGTTGGGATGAAACCAACTTACGGTCGTGTATCTCGTTTTGGTTTGATTGCTTTTGGATCTAGTTTGGATCAAATTGGACCATTTACACGTACAGTTAAAGACAATGCTTTAGTTTTAAATGCAATTAGCGGACATGATGCAAGTGATTCAATGAGTTACGAAGGTGAAGTTCCAGATTTTACTGCTGGGATCGAGTCTGGTGTTAAAGGAATGAAAATTGGTGTTCCAACTGAATACTTAAATGAAAAAGGGTTAGAAGAAGGCGTTAAGGAAGCCGTTCTTAAAGCTATCGATACCTTCAAATCATTAGGGGCTATCGTTGAAGAAGTCAGCTTGCCACATTCAAAATATGGCGTGCCTGCTTACTACATCATTGCTTCTTCAGAAGCTTCTTCAAACTTACAACGGTTTGATGGTGTTCGTTATGGTTACCGTTCACCTGAAGCGAAAACACTTGATGAAGTATATGTGAAATCACGTACTGAAGGTTTTGGGATGGAAGTAAAACGTCGTATCATGCTTGGAACATTCTCATTGAGTTCAGGTTTTTATGATGCTCACTTTAAAAAAGCTGGACAAGCTAGAACGTTGATAAGACAAGACTTTGATAATGTATTTAAAGAATTTGATTTGATATTAGGGCCTACAACACCAACGACTGCATTTGGAATCGGCGAACAAATCGATGATCCAATTGCAATGTACCTAAGCGATATCTTAACCGTTCCTGTTAACTTAGCAGGTGTACCAGCTATCTCTATTCCATGCGGATTTTCAAATGATTTGCCAGTTGGTCTGCAATTGATTGGAAAGCATTTCGATGAAGAAACAATTTATAAAGCGGCCTATGCTTTTGAACAAGCTACTGACTTTCATAAAGAAAAACCAAATTTGTAG
- the gatC gene encoding Asp-tRNA(Asn)/Glu-tRNA(Gln) amidotransferase subunit GatC — protein MAITEEDVKHVAKLAKLEISDKGIAQFTEKMDAIMHMVEQLDELDTENVPVMVHGLRTYNVMREDKAVPGTDRKLLFKNVKEEKDGLIKVPAIMDNGEAGA, from the coding sequence ATGGCTATTACTGAAGAGGACGTAAAACACGTCGCCAAATTAGCAAAACTAGAAATTAGCGATAAAGGTATTGCACAATTTACAGAAAAAATGGATGCTATTATGCATATGGTAGAACAATTAGATGAGTTAGATACTGAAAATGTGCCCGTAATGGTTCATGGCTTGCGTACTTACAATGTTATGCGTGAAGACAAAGCCGTTCCGGGAACGGATCGCAAATTGCTGTTTAAAAATGTTAAAGAAGAAAAAGACGGCTTAATTAAAGTTCCTGCAATAATGGACAATGGGGAGGCAGGAGCATAG
- a CDS encoding alpha/beta fold hydrolase: MKITIRKRTLGTIPLLEVVPRKQRNDLLPLVIYYHGWQSSKELNLTQARYLAQQGFRVLLPDAVNHGERKQPISKIPSLTFWQSIHSNLFEFGFIIDYFRKIGFVDDVIGIGGTSMGGITTCALLTHHPEIKAAACLMGSPKLQVYQELIVKHASKLNRYLPQDYDELLNWIPNYDLSLHPETLQGRPLFIWHGKQDQIVPYQHAADFAEEQKELSNIYFRDEDEVHLVKTSTMREVTTFFVNKLL; the protein is encoded by the coding sequence TTGAAAATAACTATACGAAAAAGAACATTAGGAACTATACCGTTGCTAGAAGTCGTACCAAGAAAACAACGAAATGATCTGCTTCCCTTGGTAATCTATTATCACGGTTGGCAATCGTCAAAAGAATTGAATTTGACACAAGCTCGTTATTTAGCGCAGCAAGGATTTCGTGTATTATTGCCGGATGCCGTGAATCACGGAGAACGCAAACAGCCCATTTCAAAAATTCCTTCCTTAACCTTTTGGCAGAGTATTCACTCGAATTTATTCGAATTTGGCTTCATCATTGATTATTTTCGTAAGATTGGGTTTGTTGATGACGTGATTGGAATTGGAGGGACATCCATGGGTGGCATAACAACATGTGCCTTATTGACACATCATCCGGAAATCAAAGCAGCAGCTTGTTTGATGGGTTCGCCAAAATTACAGGTTTATCAAGAACTTATTGTGAAGCATGCCAGCAAATTAAACCGGTACTTGCCACAAGACTATGATGAATTATTAAACTGGATTCCAAATTACGATTTGTCGTTACACCCAGAGACACTACAAGGTCGGCCTTTATTTATTTGGCATGGAAAACAAGACCAAATTGTACCGTATCAACACGCTGCCGATTTTGCAGAAGAACAAAAGGAACTATCAAATATTTACTTTAGAGACGAGGACGAAGTTCATCTGGTGAAAACGAGCACCATGAGAGAAGTCACAACATTTTTCGTGAATAAATTGCTGTAA
- a CDS encoding PaaI family thioesterase, producing MNQYYEKRKNENQSFLNALGGKLEHIETGKAFLSLKKEDWLTQHLGYFHGGVITTLADSAGGAAAVTMVPEDNQVVTSELTMHFLRPAIADEIIATAEVVKGGKQLIIVEVSVTEKDTGKLIAKATGTWVSVKIEDAMYKK from the coding sequence ATGAATCAATACTACGAAAAAAGAAAAAATGAAAATCAATCTTTTTTGAATGCACTCGGAGGAAAACTAGAACATATAGAAACAGGAAAAGCATTTCTCTCCTTGAAGAAAGAAGATTGGCTGACGCAACATTTAGGGTATTTTCATGGAGGAGTGATTACGACATTGGCTGATTCGGCAGGCGGAGCAGCTGCGGTTACTATGGTGCCAGAAGATAATCAAGTAGTGACTTCAGAGCTGACAATGCACTTTCTCCGTCCAGCTATTGCAGATGAGATTATCGCTACAGCAGAAGTGGTCAAAGGTGGGAAACAATTGATCATTGTCGAAGTTTCTGTTACAGAAAAAGATACTGGAAAACTGATCGCTAAAGCAACCGGAACATGGGTTTCTGTTAAAATAGAGGATGCTATGTATAAGAAGTAA
- a CDS encoding acyl-CoA dehydrogenase family protein, with product MDIIKSFTEALKGDLGQQIGKDTIDRPYTFEDFEKWKNYFKEKGLYKEIAEKEIAEQTIPTLCEFIYTLSQYFPTLAYYFLSKILFGILTLKFSTTEKQKEMYFDKLVEEELFATFASKELESGFELKRMETIARKTENSWVINGVKEDVVCTQEADLFLMIGKIDVPFQEKNQYGLFLLEKNMPGIKVYYDESKKSESPLRTANFTIKNLTVGEDQFLGSLQNQYEVFNQVLDFWNLLLSALLLGITRAVFNQALEHALEMNRFGQRFMDAPYIQQQFAQYKTELEVTEHYFLFTIQQPQPSTIEVTQLKLKSMVVSDEIINGVLGIFGFATLPPDNVLRRYKSISEAVKYVGETPDFHLKKISKQWTKLIS from the coding sequence ATGGATATCATTAAATCTTTCACGGAAGCTCTTAAAGGAGACCTCGGTCAGCAAATAGGAAAAGACACTATTGATCGCCCATATACCTTTGAGGATTTTGAAAAATGGAAAAACTATTTCAAAGAAAAAGGATTATATAAAGAAATTGCTGAAAAGGAAATAGCTGAACAAACGATTCCAACGTTATGTGAGTTTATTTACACTCTTTCGCAGTACTTTCCTACTTTAGCGTATTATTTTTTAAGTAAAATTTTGTTTGGAATACTAACTTTAAAATTTTCCACAACTGAAAAACAGAAAGAAATGTATTTTGATAAACTAGTAGAAGAAGAGTTGTTTGCGACTTTTGCGAGCAAAGAACTAGAATCTGGTTTTGAACTCAAAAGAATGGAAACGATCGCACGGAAAACAGAGAATAGTTGGGTAATCAACGGAGTAAAAGAAGACGTGGTCTGTACTCAAGAGGCTGATCTTTTCCTTATGATTGGGAAAATTGATGTTCCCTTTCAAGAAAAGAATCAGTATGGCCTGTTTTTGTTAGAAAAAAATATGCCAGGTATTAAGGTTTATTACGATGAAAGCAAAAAAAGTGAAAGTCCCTTGCGCACAGCTAATTTTACGATTAAAAATCTAACTGTAGGGGAAGATCAGTTTCTGGGAAGTTTACAAAATCAATATGAAGTATTCAATCAAGTTCTTGATTTTTGGAATCTTTTATTATCTGCGTTATTATTAGGCATTACACGAGCTGTATTTAATCAAGCACTTGAGCATGCGTTAGAAATGAATCGTTTCGGTCAGCGTTTTATGGATGCCCCCTATATCCAACAGCAATTTGCCCAATACAAAACAGAATTAGAAGTCACTGAACACTATTTTTTATTCACTATCCAGCAGCCACAACCGTCCACGATAGAAGTAACTCAATTAAAACTTAAATCGATGGTAGTGTCAGACGAAATAATAAATGGTGTTCTCGGTATTTTTGGATTTGCCACACTGCCACCAGATAATGTTTTAAGAAGATACAAAAGCATTTCCGAAGCGGTAAAATACGTGGGTGAAACACCTGACTTCCATTTGAAAAAAATTAGTAAACAATGGACAAAACTAATATCTTGA
- a CDS encoding LysR family transcriptional regulator: MKLDIAQLNYFIAIVDANLNLTLAAQNIHVTQSALSQFIINFEKEENLQLFHRKNGRLTGLTTSGEKLYDQALEIVGKHENLHEMLRQEAQIQQGTVRLGISTIILRLFFTKFIPEFMMTNPGIKIEIIEANNDELVTMLNENRIHAAVLVDSTKLHKDKFEKHILALSEITAFMHPNHPLAKEEKLNWRMLDNQYVATFNKGYATHTMVMDKLKKMKSHAKVLITSDSWDYMVEATTRTNLIALLPTASFKKYYNYLDNIGVVEKHFNDPIDYTPVVCFPVKKKYNTIEKFVYDSFTKEFSK; encoded by the coding sequence ATGAAGTTAGATATTGCACAACTTAATTATTTTATTGCTATAGTAGATGCAAATTTGAATCTGACCTTAGCAGCACAAAATATTCATGTAACACAATCAGCACTAAGCCAGTTCATTATCAACTTTGAAAAAGAAGAGAACTTGCAGCTTTTTCATCGTAAAAACGGGCGGTTAACCGGATTAACTACGAGTGGAGAAAAACTGTATGACCAAGCGCTGGAAATCGTTGGAAAACATGAAAATCTTCATGAAATGTTGAGACAAGAAGCACAAATACAACAAGGAACGGTTCGACTAGGGATTTCAACCATTATCCTGCGTCTATTTTTCACCAAGTTTATTCCCGAATTTATGATGACCAATCCCGGAATCAAGATTGAAATCATCGAAGCAAATAATGATGAACTCGTAACGATGTTAAATGAGAATCGCATTCACGCTGCTGTTTTGGTTGACTCAACTAAATTGCATAAAGACAAATTTGAAAAACATATATTGGCATTGTCTGAAATAACGGCTTTTATGCACCCGAATCATCCATTAGCCAAAGAAGAAAAGTTGAATTGGAGAATGCTAGATAATCAATATGTGGCTACATTCAATAAAGGGTATGCGACCCATACAATGGTGATGGATAAATTGAAAAAAATGAAGTCTCATGCGAAAGTATTGATTACCTCTGATTCATGGGATTATATGGTCGAAGCGACAACCCGTACAAATTTGATTGCATTACTTCCTACTGCCAGCTTTAAAAAGTATTATAACTATCTAGATAATATAGGAGTTGTAGAAAAACACTTTAATGATCCCATAGATTATACTCCTGTAGTGTGTTTCCCGGTAAAAAAGAAATACAACACTATAGAAAAGTTCGTTTATGATTCTTTTACTAAGGAATTTTCAAAATGA